The Cygnus atratus isolate AKBS03 ecotype Queensland, Australia chromosome 7, CAtr_DNAZoo_HiC_assembly, whole genome shotgun sequence genome includes a window with the following:
- the UBTD1 gene encoding ubiquitin domain-containing protein 1 gives MGGCVGRQRRERPAAGNPRKRAGRNEPLKKERPKWKSDYPMTDGQLRSKRDEFWDTAPAFEGRKEIWDALKAAAYAVEANDHSLAQAILDGASITLPHGSLTECYDELGNRYQLPVYCLAPPVNLILERGEEEAAEPAEPLPSARREFALKVRLSTGKDLRLSASMGDTIGQLKKQLQAQEGIELAWQRWFFSGKLLTDRTRLQETKIQKDFVVQVIVNQPLPPRN, from the exons ATGGGCGGCTGCGTGGGGCGGCAGCGCCGGGAGCGGCCCGCCGCCGGGAACCCCCGCAAGAGAGCAG gccgcAATGAGCCCCTGAAGAAGGAGCGTCCCAAGTGGAAGAGCGACTACCCGATGACGGACGGGCAGCTGCGCAGCAAGCGGGACGAGTTTTGGGACACGGCGCCCGCCTTCGAGGGCCGCAAGGAGATCTGGGACGCCCTGAAGGCGGCCGCCTACGCCGTGGAGGCCAACGACCACAGCCTGGCCCAGGCCATCCTGGACGGAGCCAGCATCACCCTGCCCCACG ggtcGCTGACGGAGTGCTACGACGAGCTGGGCAACCGGTACCAGCTGCCCGTGTACTGCCTGGCGCCCCCCGTCAACCTGATCCTGGAGCGGGgcgaggaggaggcggcggagcCGGCCGAGCCCCTGCCCAGCGCCCGGCGCGAGTTCGCCCTCAAGGTGCGGCTCTCCACCGGCAAGGACCTGCGGCTCAGCGCCAGCATGGGCGACACCATCGGGCAGCtgaagaagcagctgcaggCGCAGGAGGGCATCGAGCTGGCCTGGCAGCGCTGGTTCTTCTCGGGCAAGCTGCTCACCGACCGCACGCGGCTGCAGGAGACCAAGATCCAGAAGGATTTCGTGGTGCAGGTGATCGTCAACCAGCCCCTGCCGCCCAGGAACTGA